GCGGACGCGCGCGGCGCGCTCGTCGGCCTGACCCGCTACGTCAACAAGGGCCACATCGCCCGCGCGGTCCTGGAGGCCACGGCCTTCCAGACCCGCGAGGTGCTGGACGCGGTCAACGCCGACTCCGGCGTGGACCTGACGGAGCTGAAGGTCGACGGCGGCATGATCGCCAACAACCTGCTGATGCAGTTCCAGGCGGACATCATCGGCGTGCCGGTGGTCCGCCCGGTCGTCGCCGAGACGACCGCCCTGGGCGCCGCCTACGCGGCCGGTCTCGCGACGGGCTTCTGGGAGAACCTGGACGACCTGCGCAAGAACTGGCAGGAGGACCGCCGCTGGGAGCCGAAGATGGACGCCGAGGAGCGCGAGCGCCAGCTCCGCCTGTGGAAGAAGGCCGTCACCAAGACCTTCGACTGGGTGGACGACGACGTGCGCAACGCGTAACGACGCCTCTCACCGAGCGCCGTCCGGCCCTGGCCGGGCGGCGCTCGTGCGTTCCAGCGTCGTGCGGATGGGGCCCGACACGCCGCCCGCCGACGGCGCTCACGGCGTGTCGGGACCCCGCTGCAGGACCGCCGTCAGCTCGGCGAGCCCGCCGATCTCCCGCACGCCCGCCTCCTGCGCCTCCGCGGCCTCGTCGTCGGGCGCCACGACCCCTCGCCTGTTCAGCCACACCCCGACCAGCCCGGCCCGGGCCGCGCCGATCGCGTCGGTGCGCAGCCGGTCGCCGATGTAGGCAGCCTCGGCGGGCGTCACGCCGAACTGGGCGCAGGCGTGCTCGAAGATGCGGGCATCGGGTTTCGGGACGCCGACCTCGCCTGACGCGATCAGCACCGGCACGCGTGTGTCGAGCCCGACCGCCTCCACCTTGCGGCGCTGGAACGCCAGGTCGCCGTTGGTGATCAGGCCGAACCGGACGCCGGGAATCGCGGCCTCCAGCGCGTCGAGGCAGGGGAGGGCGTCGTCGTGCAAGGTCCAGCCGGCGACGTAGTGCTCGAAGTAGGCCGCGAACCAGGCGCTCGCCTGCTGCGGGGTCAGCGTCACGCCGTGGCGGGCGGCGAAGTCGCGGGCGCGCGCCTGGCGCTGGCCCTCGAAGTCGAGCCGGCCGGCGAGGTAGGAGTGGTAGTGCTCCTCCTCGAGGTCGTGCCAGAGCGCGGTCAGCTCGTCGGCCTCCAGCGCGCCGTACGGCTCGCCCAGCGTCTCGGCGTAGCGGCGGATGCCGGTCTCGACGGCCGAGCGGTGCGCGAAGAGCGTGTCGTCGAGGTCGAACATCACGACGCGGGGAGGTGTCACCGCTCGGCGCCCGTCTCGGCCGGCCAGCCGTCGGCGGGCGTGCGCGGATCGTCGCGCAGCAGCCCCGCCTGCCAGTCGTCGCGGCGCGTGCCGCGCTGTACGGCGCCGAGCCGGCTCGCGCCCTCGAAGCGGAACCCGCTGCGGCGGGCGACGGCCGCGCTCGCGGTGTTCCCTGCGAAGGCATGCCATTCGACGCGCTGCAGGCCGAGTCCGGCCGGCGGCTCGGCGAAGGCGAAGTCGAGCACGAGCGCGACCGCCTCGGTCATCAGGCCGAGCCCCCGCGCCTCGGGCGCCAGCCAGAAGCCGATCTCAGCCTGGCCGTCGGCGATCGCGTCGAGCCCGACCATGCCGACGAGCGCCTCCGGCCCGTCGACGCCGTCACGGCGGATCGCCCAGGTGCACGACCTGCCGCTCACCCAGCCGTCGGCCACCACGACGCCGATGAACCCCTCGGCGTCCGTCCGGCCGTAGGGCCGGGGGACGGTCGTCCACTCGGCGATGGCCGGGTCCTGGCAGAGCTCGGTCACCCGGTCGATGTCGGCCTCGACCGGCGCGGACAGCGCCACCCGCGAGCCGGTGAGCGTCACGGGCCCGGCGGGTGGCAGCACCATCAGCGGGTCCGCCGCAGGAAGCCGACGCGCTCGTACGCCTTCGCGAGCGTCACCTCGGCGACCTCGCTCGCGCGGTCGGCGTTGACGGCCAGGATGCGGTCGAGCTCGGCCGGGTCGGCGAGCAGCTCGAGCGCGCGCTCGCGGACCGGGCCGAAGGTGTCGACCACGACCTCCACGAGGCCCTTCTTGAGGTCGCCGTAGCCCTTGCCCTCGTACTCGACCTCGATGCTCTCGATCGTGCGGCCGCTCAGCGCCGAGTAGATGCTGAGGAGGTTGGAGACGCCCGGCTTGCCCGCCCGGTCGTACGCGACGACG
The sequence above is a segment of the Leifsonia williamsii genome. Coding sequences within it:
- a CDS encoding HAD family hydrolase, producing the protein MTPPRVVMFDLDDTLFAHRSAVETGIRRYAETLGEPYGALEADELTALWHDLEEEHYHSYLAGRLDFEGQRQARARDFAARHGVTLTPQQASAWFAAYFEHYVAGWTLHDDALPCLDALEAAIPGVRFGLITNGDLAFQRRKVEAVGLDTRVPVLIASGEVGVPKPDARIFEHACAQFGVTPAEAAYIGDRLRTDAIGAARAGLVGVWLNRRGVVAPDDEAAEAQEAGVREIGGLAELTAVLQRGPDTP
- a CDS encoding GNAT family N-acetyltransferase is translated as MVLPPAGPVTLTGSRVALSAPVEADIDRVTELCQDPAIAEWTTVPRPYGRTDAEGFIGVVVADGWVSGRSCTWAIRRDGVDGPEALVGMVGLDAIADGQAEIGFWLAPEARGLGLMTEAVALVLDFAFAEPPAGLGLQRVEWHAFAGNTASAAVARRSGFRFEGASRLGAVQRGTRRDDWQAGLLRDDPRTPADGWPAETGAER